A part of Saccopteryx bilineata isolate mSacBil1 chromosome 8, mSacBil1_pri_phased_curated, whole genome shotgun sequence genomic DNA contains:
- the CPN2 gene encoding carboxypeptidase N subunit 2: MLPGARLHWACLLLLARPARPCPVGCDCFIQDVFCSDEALAAVPLDIPPHATNVVFVETSFTTLGPRAFGGSPNLTKVVFLNTQLCCFEPDAFGGLPRLRDLEVTGSPFSNLSSDIFSNLTSLGKFTLNFNRLEALPEQLFHHMDALESLQLQGNRLQTLPGGLFRPLRRLKALNLAQNLLAQLPEELFEPLGSLRTLRLSSNALSRLPQHLFAGLHSLQELFLDGNSISELPPGVFSQLVCLEKLWLQRNAIGHLPPSAFSSLHSLTFLNLQGNALRVLPAGLFAHTPRLVGLSLSHNQLETVPEGAFANLSNLSSLTLSHNAITHLPAGVFRHLGELIKLYLGSNNLTALHADLFLNLSKLELLSLSRNQLTTLPDGVFDTNYNLFNLGLHGNPWQCDCRLAYLSGWLQQYSDRLFNIQTYCAGPAYLKGQVVPTLKEEQLVCPVTRDRLGFQAPGLEDREPGDSWDLAAKERAARTRCTYSNPEGTVVLACDEAQCRWLNVQLSPRGGSGSPGMTHNATQEWELKSSCGVARVTVSIEAQARAP, from the coding sequence ATGCTTCCCGGAGCCCGGCTGCACTGGGCCTGCCTCCTGCTCCTGGCCCGGCCTGCCCGGCCCTGCCCCGTGGGCTGTGACTGCTTCATCCAGGACGTGTTCTGCTCCGACGAGGCGCTGGCCGCCGTCCCCCTAGACATTCCCCCCCACGCCACCAACGTCGTCTTTGTAGAGACCTCGTTCACCACGCTCGGACCCAGGGCCTTTGGCGGCAGCCCCAACCTGACCAAAGTCGTCTTCCTCAACACCCAGCTCTGCTGCTTTGAGCCCGATGCCTTCGGGGGGCTGCCCAGGCTGCGCGACCTGGAGGTCACCGGTAGCCCCTTCTCCAACCTCAGCTCCGACATCTTCTCCAACCTGACCTCCCTGGGCAAGTTCACCCTCAACTTCAACAGGCTGGAGGCTCTGCCTGAGCAGCTCTTCCACCACATGGACGCCCTGGAGTCCCTCCAGCTGCAGGGCAACCGGCTCCAGACCCTGCCTGGCGGGCTCTTCCGGCCTCTGAGACGCCTGAAGGCCCTCAACCTGGCTCAGAACCTCCTGGCCCAGCTGCCCGAGGAGCTGTTTGAGCCCCTGGGCAGCCTGCGGACCCTGAGGCTGAGCAGCAACGCgctctccaggctgccccagcacctgttCGCCGGCCTGCACAGCCTGCAGGAGCTGTTCCTGGACGGCAACTCCATCTCCGAGCTGCCGCCGGGAGTGTTCTCGCAGCTCGTCTGCCTGGAGAAGCTCTGGCTGCAGCGCAACGCCATCGGACACCTGCCTCCCTCCGccttctcctccctgcacagCCTGACCTTCCTGAACCTGCAGGGGAACGCTCTGCGGGTGCTGCCCGCCGGCCTCTTTGCCCACACCCCGCGCCTGGTCGGCCTGTCCCTGTCCCACAACCAGCTGGAGACCGTCCCCGAGGGAGCTTTTGCCAACCTGTCCAACCTCAGTTCCCTCACGCTCTCGCACAACGCCATCACCCACCTGCCGGCCGGGGTCTTCCGGCACCTGGGGGAGCTGATCAAGCTCTACCTGGGCAGCAACAACCTGACGGCGCTGCACGCAGACCTCTTCCTGAACCTGTCCAAACTGGAGCTGCTCAGCCTCTCCCGGAACCAGCTGACCACGCTCCCGGACGGCGTCTTTGACACCAACTACAACCTGTTCAACCTGGGCCTGCACGGCAACCCCTGGCAGTGCGACTGCCGCCTGGCCTACCTCTCCGGCTGGCTGCAGCAGTACAGCGACAGGCTCTTCAACATCCAGACCTACTGCGCGGGCCCCGCCTACCTGAAGGGCCAGGTGGTGCCCACCCTGAAGGAGGAGCAGCTGGTGTGCCCGGTCACCAGGGACCGCTTGGGCTTCCAGGCCCCGGGGCTGGAGGACAGGGAGCCCGGGGACAGCTGGGATCTGGCTGCGAAGGAAAGGGCAGCTCGGACCCGGTGCACGTACAGCAACCCCGAGGGCACCGTGGTGCTTGCGTGCGACGAGGCCCAGTGTCGCTGGCTGAACGTGCAGCTGTCTCCCAGGGGGGGCTCAGGCTCCCCGGGAATGACACACAACGCCACCCAGGAGTGGGAACTGAAGTCCAGCTGTGGCGTTGCGAGGGTCACCGTGTCTATTGAGGCTCAGGCACGGGCGCCCTAG